In Salmonella enterica subsp. enterica serovar Typhimurium str. LT2, a single window of DNA contains:
- the treC gene encoding trehalose- 6-P hydrolase (alternative inducer of maltose system; cytoplasmic; similar to E. coli trehalase 6-P hydrolase (AAC77196.1); Blastp hit to AAC77196.1 (551 aa), 84% identity in aa 1 - 551), protein MTIPLWWQNGVIYQIYPKSFQDTTGSGTGDLRGVTQRLDYLQRLGVDAIWLTPFYISPQVDNGYDVANYTAIDPTYGTLDDFDELVAQAKARGIRIILDMVFNHTSTQHAWFREALNKESPYRQFYIWRDGTPDVCPNNWQSKFGGSAWRWHSQSEQYYLHLFAPEQADLNWENPAVRAELKKVCEFWADRGVDGLRLDVVNLIAKDQNFPDDPTGDGRRFYTDGPRAHTFLREMNRDVFTPRNLMTVGEMSSTTLENCQQYAALSGDELSMTFNFHHLKVDYPNGEKWTLAKPDYVALKALFRHWQQGMHNVAWNALFWCNHDQPRIVSRFGDEGEYRVPAAKMLAMALHGMQGTPYIYQGEEIGMTNPHFTRITDYRDVESHNMFAALRAAGRDPDELLAILASKSRDNSRTPMQWDNGKNAGFTQGEPWISLCDNYTEVNVEAALRDENSVFYTYQKLIALRKTQPVLIWGDYQDLLPDSPSVWCYRRQWQGQILLVVANLSNQCQEWHPPHIKGQWQALLHNYGEVASQPAAMTLRPFEAIWWLQR, encoded by the coding sequence ATGACTATTCCCCTCTGGTGGCAAAACGGCGTTATTTATCAGATCTACCCAAAAAGTTTTCAGGACACGACCGGCAGCGGCACCGGCGATTTACGCGGCGTCACGCAGCGCCTTGACTATCTACAGCGACTCGGCGTGGACGCCATCTGGCTCACGCCGTTTTATATCTCGCCGCAGGTGGATAACGGTTATGACGTCGCAAATTATACGGCTATCGACCCGACCTACGGCACGCTGGATGATTTTGACGAGCTGGTCGCGCAGGCGAAAGCACGCGGTATTCGTATCATCCTGGATATGGTGTTTAACCATACTTCTACCCAGCACGCCTGGTTTCGCGAAGCGCTGAACAAAGAGAGTCCATACCGTCAGTTTTATATCTGGCGCGATGGCACGCCGGATGTCTGCCCGAATAACTGGCAATCCAAATTTGGCGGCAGCGCCTGGCGCTGGCATAGCCAGAGCGAACAATATTATTTACACCTTTTCGCGCCTGAACAGGCCGACCTGAACTGGGAAAACCCCGCCGTACGCGCCGAGCTGAAAAAGGTCTGCGAATTCTGGGCCGATCGCGGCGTGGATGGCCTGCGTCTGGACGTGGTGAACCTGATCGCCAAAGATCAGAATTTTCCTGACGATCCGACGGGCGATGGACGCCGCTTTTATACCGACGGGCCGCGCGCGCATACGTTTTTACGCGAAATGAACCGTGACGTTTTTACGCCGCGTAATCTGATGACGGTAGGCGAAATGTCCTCTACCACGCTGGAAAACTGCCAGCAATATGCCGCGCTTAGCGGCGACGAACTCTCGATGACCTTCAATTTTCATCATCTGAAGGTGGATTACCCCAATGGCGAAAAGTGGACGCTGGCAAAACCTGATTATGTGGCGCTGAAAGCGTTGTTCCGCCACTGGCAACAGGGGATGCATAACGTCGCCTGGAACGCGTTATTCTGGTGTAATCACGATCAGCCGCGCATCGTTTCCCGCTTTGGCGACGAGGGTGAATACCGGGTTCCAGCCGCGAAAATGTTGGCGATGGCGCTGCACGGTATGCAAGGGACGCCTTATATCTATCAGGGCGAAGAAATCGGCATGACCAACCCACACTTTACCCGCATCACCGATTATCGCGACGTGGAAAGCCATAACATGTTTGCCGCGCTACGCGCCGCCGGGCGCGACCCCGACGAACTGCTGGCTATTCTGGCCAGTAAATCCCGCGACAACAGCCGCACGCCGATGCAATGGGACAACGGTAAAAACGCCGGTTTCACCCAAGGCGAGCCGTGGATAAGCCTGTGCGATAACTATACGGAGGTTAACGTCGAGGCGGCATTACGCGATGAAAACTCGGTGTTTTACACCTATCAAAAGCTGATTGCGCTACGTAAAACCCAGCCTGTACTGATCTGGGGCGATTATCAGGATCTCCTCCCGGATAGCCCATCAGTATGGTGTTATCGCCGCCAGTGGCAGGGGCAAATCCTGCTGGTTGTCGCCAATCTGAGTAACCAGTGCCAGGAGTGGCATCCGCCGCATATCAAAGGACAGTGGCAGGCGCTACTGCATAATTATGGCGAGGTCGCCAGCCAGCCAGCCGCGATGACGCTCCGCCCATTTGAAGCCATCTGGTGGTTACAACGCTAA
- the treR gene encoding transcriptional repressor of treABC (GalR/LacI family; trehalose operon repressor. (SW:TRER_SALTY)) encodes MQNRLTIKDIARLSGVGKSTVSRVLNNESGVSERTRERVEAVMNQHGFSPSRSARAMRGQSDKVVAIIVTRLDSLSENLAVQTMLPAFYEQGYDPIMMESQFSPTLVMEHLGMLRRRNIDGVVLFGFTGITEELIAPWKASLVLLARDAQGFASVCYDDEGAIHILMQRLYEQGHRNISFLGVPHSDITTGKRRHDAYLAFCKKHKLHPVAALPGLAMKQGYEHTASVIMPDTTALVCATDTLALGASKYLQEQRIETLQLASVGNTPLIKFLHPEIVTVDPGYAEAGRQAASQLIEQINGRCDPRRIVIPSTLA; translated from the coding sequence ATGCAAAACCGGCTCACTATCAAAGACATCGCCCGCCTGAGCGGCGTAGGGAAATCAACCGTTTCCCGCGTGCTTAACAATGAAAGCGGCGTAAGCGAACGTACCCGCGAGCGTGTCGAAGCGGTGATGAATCAACACGGTTTCTCCCCGTCCCGCTCCGCCCGCGCGATGCGGGGACAAAGCGATAAAGTGGTCGCTATTATCGTCACTCGCCTTGATTCGTTGTCTGAAAACCTCGCGGTTCAGACCATGCTGCCTGCGTTTTACGAACAGGGCTACGACCCTATTATGATGGAAAGTCAGTTCTCGCCGACGCTGGTAATGGAACATCTGGGCATGCTCAGACGACGTAACATTGATGGCGTGGTGCTGTTTGGCTTTACCGGCATCACAGAAGAGTTGATCGCCCCCTGGAAAGCCTCGCTGGTGCTGCTGGCAAGAGATGCGCAAGGTTTTGCCTCCGTCTGTTACGACGACGAGGGCGCGATTCATATCCTTATGCAGCGGCTGTATGAGCAGGGACACCGCAACATTAGCTTTCTGGGCGTTCCCCATAGCGATATTACCACCGGCAAACGTCGGCATGACGCATACCTGGCGTTTTGCAAAAAACATAAACTTCACCCCGTCGCCGCCCTGCCCGGTCTTGCCATGAAGCAGGGCTATGAGCATACGGCAAGCGTCATCATGCCGGATACCACCGCGTTAGTCTGCGCCACCGATACGCTGGCGTTGGGCGCCAGTAAGTATTTACAGGAGCAACGTATTGAGACGCTGCAACTGGCAAGCGTCGGGAACACGCCGCTGATAAAATTCCTGCACCCGGAGATCGTCACTGTCGATCCTGGCTATGCTGAAGCCGGACGACAGGCGGCTTCGCAGCTGATCGAACAGATCAATGGCCGCTGCGATCCGCGCCGGATCGTCATTCCTTCTACCCTCGCCTGA
- the mgtA gene encoding P-type ATPase (Mg2+ ATPase transporter; Mg(2+) transport ATPase, P-type 1. (SW:ATMA_SALTY)) produces the protein MLKIITRQLFARLNRHLPYRLVHRDPLPGAQTAVNATIPPSLSERCLKVAAMEQETLWRVFDTHPEGLNAAEVTRAREKHGENRLPAQKPSPWWVHLWVCYRNPFNILLTILGGISYATEDLFAAGVIALMVGISTLLNFVQEARSTKAADALKAMVSNTATVLRVINENGENAWLELPIDQLVPGDIIKLAAGDMIPADLRIIQARDLFVAQASLTGESLPVEKVAATREPRQNNPLECDTLCFMGTNVVSGTAQAVVMATGAGTWFGQLAGRVSEQDNEQNAFQKGISRVSMLLIRFMLVMAPVVLIINGYTKGDWWEAALFALSVAVGLTPEMLPMIVTSTLARGAVKLSKQKVIVKHLDAIQNFGAMDILCTDKTGTLTQDKIVLENHTDISGKPSEHVLHCAWLNSHYQTGLKNLLDTAVLEGVDETAARQLSGRWQKIDEIPFDFERRRMSVVVAEDSNVHQLVCKGALQEILNVCTQVRHNGDIVPLDDNMLRRVKRVTDTLNRQGLRVVAVATKYLPAREGDYQRIDESDLILEGYIAFLDPPKETTAPALKALKASGITVKILTGDSELVAAKVCHEVGLDAGDVIIGSDIEGLSDDALAALAARTTLFARLTPMHKERIVTLLKREGHVVGFMGDGINDAPALRAADIGISVDGAVDIAREAADIILLEKSLMVLEEGVIEGRRTFSNMLKYIKMTASSNFGNVFSVLVASAFLPFLPMLPLHLLIQNLLYDVSQVAIPFDNVDEEQIQKPQRWNPADLGRFMVFFGPISSIFDILTFCLMWWVFHANTPETQTLFQSGWFVVGLLSQTLIVHMIRTRRLPFIQSRAAWPLMAMTLLVMVVGVSLPFSPLASYLQLQALPLSYFPWLIAILVGYMTLTQLVKGFYSRRYGWQ, from the coding sequence ATGCTAAAAATCATTACCCGCCAGCTTTTTGCCCGGCTTAATCGTCATTTGCCTTATCGTCTGGTTCACCGCGATCCGCTGCCCGGCGCGCAGACCGCGGTAAATGCGACTATCCCGCCTTCGCTGAGCGAGCGCTGTCTGAAAGTCGCGGCAATGGAGCAGGAGACTCTCTGGCGCGTTTTTGATACGCACCCGGAGGGATTAAACGCTGCCGAGGTGACGCGCGCGCGTGAAAAGCATGGCGAAAACCGCCTTCCGGCACAGAAACCCTCGCCGTGGTGGGTGCATCTGTGGGTATGTTATCGCAATCCTTTCAACATCTTACTCACGATTCTTGGCGGCATTTCTTATGCCACGGAGGATCTGTTTGCCGCAGGCGTTATCGCCCTGATGGTCGGTATCTCAACGCTGCTGAATTTTGTGCAGGAAGCGCGCTCGACAAAAGCGGCGGACGCGCTAAAAGCGATGGTGAGCAATACCGCTACCGTACTGCGGGTTATTAATGAAAATGGCGAAAATGCCTGGCTGGAATTACCCATCGATCAACTGGTGCCCGGCGATATTATTAAGCTGGCGGCGGGGGATATGATCCCGGCGGATTTACGGATTATCCAGGCGCGCGATCTGTTTGTCGCCCAGGCGTCGCTGACCGGCGAATCTCTGCCAGTCGAGAAAGTCGCCGCGACGCGTGAGCCCCGGCAAAATAACCCGCTTGAGTGCGACACGCTGTGCTTTATGGGGACGAACGTCGTGAGCGGAACGGCGCAGGCCGTGGTGATGGCGACCGGCGCCGGCACCTGGTTTGGTCAATTGGCGGGGCGCGTGTCGGAACAAGATAACGAGCAGAACGCTTTCCAGAAAGGAATTAGCCGCGTCAGTATGTTGCTGATCCGCTTTATGCTGGTCATGGCGCCGGTAGTACTGATTATTAATGGTTACACGAAAGGTGACTGGTGGGAAGCGGCGCTATTTGCGCTCTCGGTCGCGGTAGGGCTCACCCCGGAAATGTTGCCGATGATCGTCACCTCCACCCTCGCGCGCGGGGCGGTGAAGCTCTCGAAACAGAAAGTTATCGTGAAGCACCTTGATGCGATTCAGAACTTCGGCGCGATGGATATTCTGTGCACTGATAAAACCGGCACTCTGACGCAGGATAAAATTGTGCTGGAGAATCACACGGATATTTCTGGTAAGCCCAGCGAGCATGTACTGCATTGCGCCTGGCTGAACAGCCATTATCAGACCGGTCTAAAAAATTTACTGGATACGGCGGTCCTGGAGGGAGTAGACGAAACCGCCGCGCGTCAGCTCTCCGGACGCTGGCAGAAAATCGATGAGATCCCGTTTGATTTTGAGCGTCGCCGGATGTCGGTAGTGGTCGCCGAAGATTCGAACGTGCATCAACTGGTCTGCAAAGGCGCGTTACAGGAGATCCTGAACGTGTGTACTCAGGTGCGCCACAACGGCGATATTGTGCCGCTGGACGACAATATGCTGCGCCGGGTGAAACGCGTTACCGACACGCTGAACCGTCAGGGGCTACGCGTGGTCGCCGTCGCGACCAAATACCTGCCTGCGCGTGAGGGCGATTACCAACGTATCGATGAGTCTGACCTCATTCTGGAAGGGTATATCGCTTTTCTCGATCCGCCGAAAGAGACCACCGCGCCGGCGCTGAAAGCGCTGAAGGCGAGCGGAATTACGGTGAAAATTCTCACCGGCGACAGCGAGCTGGTAGCGGCGAAAGTTTGCCATGAGGTTGGGCTGGATGCGGGCGATGTCATTATTGGCAGTGATATTGAAGGGTTAAGCGACGACGCGCTGGCGGCGCTGGCCGCCCGTACGACGTTGTTTGCGCGTCTGACGCCGATGCATAAAGAGCGCATCGTCACTTTACTCAAACGCGAGGGGCATGTGGTCGGTTTTATGGGCGACGGGATTAACGATGCTCCGGCGTTGCGGGCGGCGGATATTGGTATCTCGGTAGATGGCGCGGTGGACATCGCCCGTGAAGCGGCCGATATTATCCTGCTGGAAAAGAGCCTGATGGTGCTGGAAGAAGGCGTCATTGAAGGTCGTCGTACTTTTTCTAATATGTTGAAATATATCAAGATGACGGCCAGCTCAAATTTCGGTAACGTGTTTAGCGTACTGGTGGCGAGCGCCTTTTTGCCGTTCCTGCCAATGCTGCCGCTGCACTTGCTGATTCAAAACCTACTGTACGATGTATCCCAGGTGGCGATTCCGTTTGATAATGTCGATGAAGAACAAATTCAAAAGCCGCAGCGCTGGAATCCGGCGGATTTGGGGCGCTTTATGGTCTTTTTCGGTCCGATCAGCTCGATTTTCGACATTTTGACCTTTTGTCTGATGTGGTGGGTATTTCATGCGAATACGCCAGAAACGCAAACTTTGTTCCAGTCCGGCTGGTTTGTGGTGGGATTACTGTCGCAAACGCTGATTGTGCATATGATCCGTACCCGCCGTCTGCCGTTTATTCAAAGTCGCGCCGCTTGGCCGCTGATGGCGATGACATTGTTGGTGATGGTGGTGGGAGTCTCGTTGCCGTTTTCGCCGCTGGCGTCTTACCTGCAGTTGCAGGCGCTGCCGTTAAGCTATTTCCCGTGGCTGATTGCCATTCTGGTGGGATATATGACGTTAACCCAGTTGGTGAAAGGGTTTTACAGCAGACGTTATGGCTGGCAGTAA
- a CDS encoding putative transposase (unknown (gi|4558865)): MVRSRFTEEQIADFLQQSKNGVPNKALCEEYGFSNSTLRRWQEKHAESIRQELKQIESTAKIVFLCFIVAAILLTLMFPKPTAALAIPPYLVYCISYIRRFRRISAKHIRRWDISSSRSGSGAENVFYKLSWTFLFFMPAYSILQLLE; this comes from the coding sequence ATGGTAAGATCGCGTTTTACCGAGGAACAAATCGCCGATTTTCTGCAACAGTCGAAAAACGGCGTACCGAATAAGGCGTTGTGCGAAGAATATGGATTTAGCAACAGCACGCTCCGTCGCTGGCAGGAGAAACATGCTGAAAGCATACGCCAGGAATTAAAACAGATAGAATCTACCGCGAAGATAGTCTTTTTATGCTTCATTGTCGCAGCCATATTGCTTACCCTTATGTTTCCTAAACCCACTGCCGCCTTAGCGATTCCTCCTTACTTAGTTTATTGCATTAGCTATATTCGCCGCTTTCGTCGCATATCCGCAAAACATATCCGGCGGTGGGACATCTCCTCCTCTCGTTCTGGCTCGGGGGCAGAGAATGTATTTTACAAACTTAGCTGGACATTCCTCTTTTTTATGCCTGCATATAGCATTCTACAGTTGCTTGAATAA
- the yjgF gene encoding putative translation initiation inhibitor (similar to E. coli orf, hypothetical protein (AAC77200.1); Blastp hit to AAC77200.1 (141 aa), 93% identity in aa 14 - 141): MSKTIATENAPAAIGPYVQGVDLGSMVITSGQIPVDPKTGAVAEDVSAQARQSLENVKAIVEAAGLKVGDIVKTTVFVKDLNDFATVNATYEAFFTEHNATFPARSCVEVARLPKDVKIEIEAIAVRR; encoded by the coding sequence ATGAGCAAAACTATTGCGACGGAAAATGCACCAGCAGCAATCGGCCCATACGTACAGGGCGTTGACCTGGGTAGCATGGTAATCACTTCCGGTCAGATCCCGGTCGATCCGAAAACCGGTGCCGTAGCGGAAGACGTATCCGCTCAGGCACGTCAGTCGCTGGAAAACGTTAAAGCTATCGTGGAAGCCGCTGGCCTGAAAGTAGGCGACATTGTGAAAACGACCGTATTCGTGAAAGACCTGAACGATTTCGCGACCGTCAACGCCACCTACGAAGCCTTCTTCACCGAGCACAACGCCACCTTCCCGGCGCGTTCCTGCGTGGAAGTTGCCCGTCTGCCGAAAGACGTGAAAATTGAGATTGAAGCGATCGCTGTTCGTCGCTAA
- the pyrI gene encoding aspartate carbamoyltransferase, regulatory subunit (allosteric regulation; aspartate carbamoyltransferase regulatory chain. (SW:PYRI_SALTY)), with product MTHDNKLQVEAIKCGTVIDHIPAQVGFKLLSLFKLTETDQRITIGLNLPSGEMGRKDLIKIENTFLTEEQVNQLALYAPQATVNRIDNYDVVGKSRPSLPERINNVLVCPNSNCISHAEPVSSSFAVKKRANDIALKCKYCEKEFSHYVVLAN from the coding sequence ATGACACACGATAACAAACTGCAGGTTGAAGCCATTAAATGCGGCACCGTGATTGACCATATCCCTGCGCAGGTAGGCTTTAAACTGCTGAGTCTGTTTAAATTGACCGAGACCGATCAGCGAATCACTATCGGTCTGAATCTCCCGTCTGGCGAGATGGGGCGTAAAGACTTAATCAAAATAGAAAACACCTTTCTCACCGAAGAGCAGGTTAACCAACTTGCTCTGTACGCGCCGCAGGCCACCGTTAACCGCATCGACAACTACGACGTAGTCGGGAAATCACGCCCCAGCCTGCCAGAGCGTATTAATAATGTGCTGGTTTGCCCGAACAGCAACTGCATCAGCCACGCGGAACCAGTATCCTCCAGCTTTGCAGTGAAAAAACGCGCCAATGATATCGCCCTCAAATGCAAATACTGTGAAAAAGAGTTTTCGCATTATGTGGTGCTGGCCAACTAA
- the pyrB gene encoding aspartate carbamoyltransferase, catalytic subunit (aspartate carbamoyltransferase catalytic chain. (SW:PYRB_SALTY)) produces the protein MANPLYQKHIISINDLSRDDLNLVLATAAKLKANPQPELLKHKVIASCFFEASTRTRLSFETSMHRLGASVVGFSDSANTSLGKKGETLADTISVISTYVDAIVMRHPQEGAARLATEFSGQVPVLNAGDGSNQHPTQTLLDLFTIQETQGRLDNLHIAMVGDLKYGRTVHSLTQALAKFSGNRFYFIAPDALAMPQYILDMLDEKGMAWSLHGSIEEVMADVDILYMTRVQKERLDPSEYANVKAQFVLRASDLNGARENMKVLHPLPRIDEITTDVDKTPHAWYFQQAGNGIFARQALLALVLNSELSL, from the coding sequence ATGGCTAACCCGCTATATCAAAAACATATCATTTCCATAAACGACCTCAGCCGCGACGATCTTAATCTGGTACTGGCGACGGCGGCGAAATTAAAAGCCAACCCGCAGCCGGAGCTTTTGAAACATAAAGTGATCGCCAGCTGCTTTTTCGAAGCCTCCACGCGTACCCGCCTGTCGTTTGAAACTTCAATGCATCGCCTGGGCGCCAGCGTAGTGGGCTTCTCCGACAGCGCCAACACGTCGCTGGGGAAAAAAGGAGAAACGTTAGCCGACACGATCTCAGTGATTAGCACTTACGTGGACGCGATTGTGATGCGCCATCCGCAAGAAGGCGCGGCACGTCTGGCGACGGAGTTTTCCGGTCAGGTGCCGGTGCTCAATGCGGGCGACGGTTCGAACCAGCATCCGACACAGACCCTGTTGGATCTGTTCACCATCCAGGAAACGCAGGGCCGTCTGGATAACTTGCATATCGCGATGGTCGGCGATCTGAAATATGGCCGCACCGTGCATTCGCTAACCCAGGCGCTGGCGAAATTTAGCGGCAACCGTTTTTATTTTATCGCGCCGGACGCGCTGGCGATGCCGCAGTACATTCTGGATATGCTGGATGAAAAAGGGATGGCCTGGAGCCTGCATGGTTCTATTGAAGAGGTCATGGCCGACGTCGACATCCTCTATATGACTCGCGTACAGAAAGAGCGTCTCGACCCGTCGGAGTACGCCAATGTGAAGGCGCAGTTTGTTCTGCGCGCCAGCGACCTGAACGGCGCGCGTGAAAATATGAAAGTGCTGCACCCGCTGCCGCGGATTGATGAAATCACCACGGATGTGGATAAAACGCCACACGCCTGGTACTTCCAACAGGCGGGCAACGGTATTTTCGCTCGCCAGGCGTTACTGGCGTTAGTACTGAATAGCGAACTGAGTCTGTAA
- the pyrL gene encoding pyrBI operon leader peptide (pyrbi operon leader peptide (attenuator). (SW:LPPY_SALTY)): MVQCVRHSVLPRLKKDAGLPFFFPLKTNTKPLN, encoded by the coding sequence ATGGTTCAGTGTGTACGACATTCTGTCTTACCGCGTCTGAAAAAAGACGCAGGCCTGCCGTTTTTCTTTCCGTTGAAAACCAATACCAAGCCCCTCAATTGA
- the yjgG gene encoding putative cytoplasmic protein (similar to E. coli orf, hypothetical protein (AAC77204.1); Blastp hit to AAC77204.1 (110 aa), 56% identity in aa 1 - 41), with protein sequence MSYTLNHASSRQIVRDYTQLCFGIKRLMHDLLIANGSYEFKFILSK encoded by the coding sequence ATGTCGTACACACTGAACCATGCTTCCTCCCGGCAAATTGTCCGCGATTATACTCAGCTCTGTTTTGGGATCAAGCGATTAATGCATGATTTACTCATCGCAAACGGTTCTTATGAATTTAAATTCATTTTAAGCAAATAA
- a CDS encoding putative arginine repressor (similar to E. coli repressor of arg regulon; cer-mediated site specific recombination (AAC76269.1); Blastp hit to AAC76269.1 (156 aa), 33% identity in aa 4 - 135) — protein MKEYDDYSAKEQQQLAVCQRLISEKSYLSQEEIRRDLQNEGFEGISQSTVSRLLKLLGAIKIRNTKGQKIYSVNPQRRPSPDAGRSIAEMVVSVEHNSEFILIHTAAGYGRAVARILDYHALPEILGVVAGSSIVWVAPRVVQRTALVHKQINYLLKMNLNS, from the coding sequence ATGAAGGAATACGATGATTACTCCGCCAAAGAACAACAGCAACTGGCGGTTTGTCAGCGCCTGATTAGTGAAAAAAGTTACCTGTCCCAGGAGGAGATTCGCCGCGATTTACAAAATGAGGGATTTGAAGGTATCAGCCAGTCTACGGTTTCGCGCCTGCTCAAGCTGCTGGGCGCAATAAAAATCAGAAATACGAAGGGACAAAAGATTTATTCCGTAAATCCCCAGCGGCGACCTTCGCCGGATGCCGGACGTTCAATAGCCGAAATGGTCGTTAGCGTTGAACATAATAGCGAATTTATCCTTATCCATACGGCGGCAGGTTATGGTCGCGCCGTCGCGAGAATTCTGGATTACCACGCATTGCCGGAAATTCTCGGCGTCGTTGCCGGTAGCAGTATTGTCTGGGTCGCACCACGGGTCGTTCAGCGCACGGCGCTGGTACACAAACAAATTAATTATTTGCTTAAAATGAATTTAAATTCATAA